A portion of the Deltaproteobacteria bacterium genome contains these proteins:
- a CDS encoding ABC transporter transmembrane domain-containing protein, whose product MRLLATFARAYPWQSIGVLVALFAAGALEGMSLTALLPVLSLAAQREGHADPALGGISDGIGKTALETLERVGIEPTLSALLLLVVAFILLRSGAMLVAMRGIGYTVAQVATDLRLELLRALLLARWQYFVGQPVGKFINSVAGEAARASQAYLKAATLVAAGLQFLVAVVVALLVAWKATLVYLVAALVLSFGLQRLVRVARRAGKRQTKISRALLTSLTDTLQSVKPLKAMARADVSDAVLARKTLALHSAM is encoded by the coding sequence ATGCGTCTCCTCGCGACGTTCGCCCGCGCCTATCCCTGGCAGAGCATCGGCGTCCTCGTCGCGCTGTTCGCGGCCGGCGCGCTCGAGGGCATGAGCCTCACCGCGCTGCTGCCCGTCCTGAGCCTGGCGGCGCAGCGCGAGGGGCACGCGGACCCGGCGCTCGGCGGGATCTCCGACGGCATCGGCAAGACCGCCCTCGAGACGCTCGAGCGGGTCGGCATCGAGCCGACGCTCTCGGCGCTGCTGCTGCTCGTGGTCGCGTTCATCCTGCTGCGCAGCGGCGCGATGCTCGTCGCGATGCGAGGCATCGGCTACACGGTCGCCCAGGTCGCGACGGACCTGCGCCTCGAGCTCCTGCGCGCGCTCTTGCTGGCGCGCTGGCAGTACTTCGTGGGCCAGCCGGTCGGCAAGTTCATCAACTCCGTGGCGGGCGAGGCGGCGCGCGCCTCGCAGGCCTATCTGAAGGCGGCGACGCTGGTGGCCGCCGGCCTGCAGTTCCTGGTGGCCGTCGTGGTGGCGCTGCTGGTCGCCTGGAAGGCGACCCTCGTCTACCTGGTGGCCGCGCTCGTGCTCTCCTTCGGGCTCCAGCGGCTGGTGCGGGTGGCCCGCCGCGCGGGCAAGCGGCAGACCAAGATCTCGCGTGCCCTGCTCACCTCCCTCACCGACACGCTCCAGTCGGTGAAGCCGCTCAAGGCGATGGCGCGCGCCGACGTCTCGGACGCCGTGCTGGCCCGCAAGACGCTGGCGCTCCACTCCGCGATGC
- the asnB gene encoding asparagine synthase (glutamine-hydrolyzing), whose protein sequence is MCGIAGLLSARADTQAEVLERSVRAMADTLAHRGPDDAGTWVDAEAGVALGHRRLAILDLSPAGYQPMVSEDGRLVLSYNGEVYNFRELRTELEGGGHKFRGSGDTEVLLAAIGAWGLETALQRAWGMFAFALWDRARRVLWLARDRAGKKPLYYGSAGGRLLFGSELKALAAHPDFAAGIDRDALGLYLRYGWVPGPHSIYRGVRKLPAGSFVALAPGQAADAVSPRPYWSAREVAERGAREPFAGSLEEAVEALDALLGDAVGRRMISDVSLGALLSGGIDSSTVVALMQARSARPVRTFSIGFREAGFDEAGHARAVAAHLGTQHTELYLEPADALALIPRLPELYDEPFADASQIPTFAVAKLARESVTVALSGDGGDELFAGYNVYTESLRRWRELEETPLAARRVRARALRAAGRLGWRLQARSAQPRREDERRPLFARLEKRARLLDAADAVDVFARKKAQDGRGLALGARPLRSLFEARAARADLGEPVRQMLYLDFVAYLGDDILVKVDRASMGTSLEVRCPLLDHRVVELAWSLPLEMQLGDGGKRVLRRLLARYVPPALIDRPKAGFSVPVEHWLRGPLREWGESLLDEGRLRREGFLDPAGVRRIWRQHQLGWLSRDQLLWNVLMFQAWLDAQRGPAGGRTSSQGGAWPTSPCS, encoded by the coding sequence ATGTGTGGGATCGCCGGGCTCCTGTCGGCTCGCGCCGACACGCAGGCCGAGGTCCTCGAACGCAGCGTGCGCGCGATGGCGGACACGCTGGCCCATCGCGGCCCCGACGACGCAGGGACGTGGGTCGACGCCGAGGCGGGGGTCGCGCTCGGCCACCGGCGGCTCGCGATCCTCGACCTCTCGCCCGCGGGCTACCAGCCGATGGTGTCGGAGGACGGCCGGCTCGTCCTCTCCTACAACGGCGAGGTCTACAACTTCCGGGAGCTGCGCACCGAGCTCGAGGGCGGCGGCCACAAGTTCCGCGGCAGCGGCGACACGGAGGTGCTGCTCGCGGCGATCGGCGCCTGGGGGCTCGAGACCGCCCTGCAGCGCGCGTGGGGGATGTTCGCCTTCGCGCTCTGGGACCGCGCGCGGCGCGTGCTCTGGCTCGCGCGCGACCGCGCCGGCAAGAAGCCGCTCTACTACGGGTCCGCAGGCGGGCGGCTCCTGTTCGGCTCCGAGCTGAAGGCGCTGGCGGCGCATCCCGATTTCGCGGCCGGCATCGACCGCGACGCGCTCGGCCTCTACCTCCGCTACGGCTGGGTGCCGGGGCCCCATTCCATCTACCGCGGCGTGCGCAAGCTGCCGGCCGGGAGCTTCGTCGCGCTGGCTCCGGGCCAGGCGGCCGACGCCGTGAGCCCGCGGCCCTACTGGTCGGCCCGCGAGGTCGCCGAGCGCGGCGCGCGCGAGCCCTTCGCCGGCTCGCTCGAGGAGGCCGTCGAGGCGCTCGACGCGCTGCTCGGGGACGCGGTCGGGCGCCGGATGATCTCCGACGTGAGCCTCGGCGCCCTGCTCTCGGGCGGGATCGACTCGAGCACGGTGGTCGCGCTGATGCAGGCGCGCAGCGCGCGTCCGGTGCGCACCTTCTCGATCGGCTTCCGCGAGGCCGGCTTCGACGAGGCGGGCCACGCGCGGGCGGTCGCGGCGCACCTCGGCACGCAGCACACGGAGCTCTATCTCGAGCCCGCCGACGCCCTCGCGCTGATCCCGAGGCTCCCGGAGCTCTACGACGAGCCGTTCGCGGATGCCTCGCAGATCCCGACCTTCGCCGTGGCGAAGCTGGCGCGCGAGAGCGTGACGGTGGCGCTCTCCGGTGACGGCGGCGACGAGCTCTTCGCCGGCTACAACGTCTACACCGAGAGCCTGCGCCGCTGGCGCGAGCTCGAGGAGACGCCGCTCGCCGCGCGCCGCGTGCGCGCACGTGCCCTGCGCGCGGCCGGCCGCCTCGGCTGGCGACTCCAGGCGCGCTCCGCGCAGCCGCGCCGCGAGGACGAGCGCCGCCCGCTCTTCGCGCGGCTCGAGAAGCGCGCGCGCCTCCTGGACGCCGCCGACGCCGTGGACGTCTTCGCGAGGAAGAAGGCCCAGGACGGCCGCGGGCTCGCGCTCGGGGCCCGCCCGCTGCGCTCGCTCTTCGAAGCACGGGCGGCGCGGGCCGACCTCGGCGAGCCGGTCCGCCAGATGCTCTATCTCGACTTCGTGGCCTACCTGGGGGACGACATCCTGGTGAAGGTCGATCGCGCCAGCATGGGAACCAGCCTCGAGGTGCGCTGCCCCCTGCTCGACCATCGCGTGGTCGAGCTCGCCTGGTCGCTGCCGCTCGAGATGCAGCTCGGCGACGGCGGCAAGCGCGTGCTGCGCCGGCTCCTGGCCCGCTACGTGCCGCCCGCCCTGATCGACCGCCCCAAGGCCGGCTTCAGCGTGCCGGTCGAGCACTGGCTGCGCGGGCCGCTCCGGGAGTGGGGCGAGAGCCTGCTCGACGAAGGCCGGCTGCGGCGCGAGGGCTTCCTGGACCCGGCCGGCGTGCGCCGGATCTGGCGCCAGCACCAGCTCGGCTGGCTCTCGCGCGACCAGCTGCTGTGGAACGTGCTGATGTTCCAGGCCTGGCTGGACGCGCAGCGTGGCCCCGCCGGAGGGCGCACATCGAGCCAGGGAGGGGCATGGCCCACATCGCCCTGTTCATGA
- a CDS encoding glycosyltransferase codes for MAHIALFMNNLPTGGAERVMLSLARAFAARGHRVDFVLVVRHGELVAQIPSTAKVVELGAVHRNRVLPGLLRLESGTRRLVTRALYQAKPPKVVRGLPPLARYLRRARPDALLSTLPVNNLVALWAASLAGVPTRVVVREATHESSDLPGEEGPFLRLFPQLAHRWYPRAAAVVTVSNGVADDLASFVGIERERLTTIYNPVDLARIAAESQLAPDEPWLAPGGPPTLVAAGRLVPQKDFVTLLHALARVRRERPVRLVVLGRGPLRERLAELAGQLGIAEALRMPGVVANPFAYLARAAAFVLSSAWEGLPNVLLEALACGCPVVATDCPSGPREILADGRYGPLVPVGDPAALAAAILATLDAPPDPARLRARAADFAIERSAGRYLEVLLGGPSPDAVPAWGAAAAPAEAPASAGRTA; via the coding sequence ATGGCCCACATCGCCCTGTTCATGAACAACCTGCCGACGGGCGGCGCCGAGCGCGTGATGCTCTCGCTCGCCCGGGCCTTCGCCGCGCGCGGCCATCGCGTGGACTTCGTGCTGGTCGTCCGCCACGGCGAGCTGGTCGCGCAGATCCCGAGCACAGCGAAGGTGGTCGAGCTCGGGGCGGTCCACCGCAACCGCGTGCTGCCGGGCCTGCTGCGCCTCGAGTCCGGCACCCGCCGCCTCGTGACCCGCGCGCTCTACCAGGCCAAGCCGCCCAAGGTGGTGCGCGGGCTCCCGCCGCTGGCCCGCTACCTGCGCCGGGCGCGCCCCGACGCGCTGCTCTCGACCCTGCCCGTCAACAACCTGGTGGCGCTGTGGGCGGCGTCGCTGGCGGGCGTGCCCACCCGGGTGGTCGTGCGCGAGGCCACCCACGAGTCCTCGGATCTCCCCGGCGAGGAGGGGCCCTTCCTGCGCCTCTTCCCGCAGCTCGCCCACCGCTGGTATCCGCGTGCCGCAGCCGTCGTCACGGTGTCGAACGGAGTGGCGGACGACCTCGCGAGCTTCGTCGGCATCGAGCGCGAGCGCCTGACGACGATCTACAACCCGGTCGACCTCGCGCGCATCGCAGCGGAGAGCCAGCTCGCGCCCGACGAGCCGTGGCTCGCGCCGGGAGGCCCGCCGACGCTGGTGGCGGCCGGCCGGCTCGTCCCGCAGAAGGACTTCGTGACCCTCCTGCACGCGCTCGCGCGGGTCCGGCGCGAGCGGCCCGTGCGTCTCGTCGTGCTCGGGCGCGGCCCGCTGCGCGAGCGCCTGGCGGAGCTGGCGGGCCAGCTCGGCATCGCCGAGGCGCTGCGCATGCCGGGCGTCGTCGCCAACCCCTTCGCCTACCTGGCCCGCGCGGCCGCCTTCGTGCTGTCGTCGGCGTGGGAGGGCCTGCCGAACGTGCTGCTCGAGGCGCTCGCCTGCGGCTGCCCGGTGGTGGCCACCGACTGCCCGAGCGGGCCGCGCGAGATCCTGGCGGACGGCCGCTACGGGCCACTCGTGCCGGTGGGAGACCCGGCGGCGCTGGCCGCGGCGATCCTGGCCACGCTCGACGCGCCGCCGGATCCCGCCCGACTGCGTGCACGCGCGGCCGACTTCGCGATCGAGCGCAGCGCCGGCCGCTACCTCGAGGTGCTGCTCGGGGGGCCGAGCCCGGATGCGGTCCCGGCGTGGGGCGCGGCGGCGGCACCCGCGGAAGCTCCGGCGAGCGCGGGGAGGACGGCATGA
- a CDS encoding class I SAM-dependent methyltransferase, whose protein sequence is MSDPPPHRWTPERSRAFWDWESRHPERFFATTCAPELVRRVRRHLAGREAILDYGSGAGALVGVLLGRGHRVAGADSARAAVEALRRRFAGHPGFLGAFHTDELLTSGAPRFDLVFATEVVEHLYDEWLDGLLENLRRIVRPGGRIVFTTPNEEDLDEEMLACPCCGTPFHRWQHVRSWSCESLSAHLEARGFRIVEAFTADFSLTLSRPGKRFDHARKRFKYWRKPHKKRPQLAVVCSVEPAAGT, encoded by the coding sequence ATGAGCGATCCGCCGCCGCATCGCTGGACCCCGGAACGGTCGCGCGCGTTCTGGGACTGGGAATCCCGGCATCCCGAGCGCTTCTTCGCGACCACCTGCGCGCCCGAGCTGGTCCGCCGGGTACGCCGCCACCTCGCCGGGCGCGAGGCGATCCTCGACTACGGCAGTGGGGCCGGGGCACTCGTCGGCGTGCTCCTCGGCCGCGGCCATCGGGTGGCCGGCGCCGACTCCGCACGCGCCGCGGTGGAGGCGCTGCGCCGCCGGTTCGCGGGCCATCCGGGCTTCCTCGGCGCCTTCCATACCGACGAGCTGCTCACCTCGGGAGCCCCGCGCTTCGACCTGGTCTTCGCGACCGAGGTGGTCGAGCACCTCTACGACGAGTGGCTCGACGGCCTGCTCGAGAACCTGCGCCGGATCGTGCGTCCCGGCGGGCGGATCGTCTTCACCACGCCCAACGAGGAGGACCTCGACGAGGAGATGCTCGCCTGCCCGTGCTGCGGGACGCCCTTCCACCGCTGGCAGCACGTGCGGAGCTGGTCGTGCGAGAGCCTGAGCGCGCACCTCGAGGCTCGCGGCTTCCGGATCGTCGAGGCCTTCACCGCCGACTTCTCCCTCACCCTCTCCCGGCCGGGGAAGCGCTTCGACCACGCCCGCAAGCGCTTCAAGTACTGGCGCAAGCCCCACAAGAAGCGGCCCCAGCTCGCGGTCGTCTGCAGCGTGGAGCCGGCCGCGGGCACCTGA
- a CDS encoding class I SAM-dependent methyltransferase, with amino-acid sequence MSGGDGNRLRRLAQGARRFRERRRARRREGKRARELRELDPEARDTIERVRPYTMLGPGALFAWIEAVRYVARAGIPGDLVECGVWRGGAVMAAALTLRQLGAEGRRIWLYDTFTGMTRPGDQDVDLLGKEDPASIFAARRTGNDSSAWCDASEADVRANLAQVDTPAERFVLVPGRVEETIPRAAPERIAALRLDTDWYESTRHEMEHLMPRLSPGGVLVVDDYFKWAGNRSAVDEWMARHQRVVLLTKVELSAIGVVR; translated from the coding sequence ATGAGCGGCGGGGACGGGAATCGTCTCCGGCGCCTGGCGCAGGGCGCCCGGCGGTTCCGGGAGCGGCGCCGCGCGCGGCGGCGGGAGGGCAAGCGCGCGCGCGAGCTGCGCGAGCTCGACCCCGAGGCGCGTGACACGATCGAGCGCGTGCGCCCCTACACGATGCTCGGTCCGGGCGCGCTCTTTGCCTGGATCGAGGCGGTGCGATACGTCGCACGCGCCGGAATCCCGGGAGACCTCGTGGAGTGCGGGGTCTGGCGCGGGGGGGCCGTGATGGCCGCCGCCCTGACCCTACGCCAGCTCGGTGCCGAGGGCCGCCGCATCTGGCTCTACGACACGTTCACGGGCATGACGCGACCGGGGGACCAGGACGTCGACCTGCTCGGCAAGGAGGATCCCGCGTCGATCTTCGCGGCGCGGCGCACCGGCAACGATTCGAGCGCCTGGTGCGATGCCAGCGAGGCCGACGTGCGCGCCAACCTCGCGCAGGTCGACACCCCCGCGGAGCGCTTCGTCCTGGTTCCCGGCAGGGTGGAGGAGACGATCCCCCGTGCCGCTCCGGAACGGATCGCCGCCCTGCGGCTCGACACGGACTGGTACGAGTCGACCCGCCACGAGATGGAGCACCTGATGCCACGCCTGTCGCCGGGCGGGGTTCTCGTCGTGGACGACTACTTCAAATGGGCCGGCAATCGCAGCGCGGTCGACGAGTGGATGGCGCGACACCAGCGGGTGGTGCTGCTCACCAAGGTGGAGCTCTCGGCGATCGGGGTCGTGCGCTGA
- a CDS encoding ELM1/GtrOC1 family putative glycosyltransferase: MSAGPRTWLLLGEKPGDNAQARVLADALGWPYETRTLRMQPEWVLGKPRVRPSLAHLDLARSDRLEPPWPALLITVGRRLSSAALWVERQSRGATKLVLIGKPRRRLGRFALVVAGAQYRIGARRNVVRIGLPLLRIDPDTVAAAASAWRGRLAPAPRPLLALLVGGPTKALRLDAAVARAIAVRAAADSARAGGSLHVCTSRRTPPAVVEALAEALPGGTPLYRWRPDDPDNPYLALLGLADRFAVTADSVTMMVEVARLGRPLAIARLPARRSRLRALTRSRDLDAVARLLLARGLALELGQAWHPPARALDDDVSVVAARVRELFPPPAGAVPEATPPAK, encoded by the coding sequence ATGTCCGCCGGCCCGCGCACCTGGCTGCTGCTCGGCGAGAAGCCCGGCGACAACGCGCAGGCCCGCGTGCTCGCCGACGCGCTCGGCTGGCCCTACGAGACGCGCACGCTGCGCATGCAGCCCGAGTGGGTGCTCGGCAAGCCGCGCGTGCGGCCCTCGCTCGCGCACCTCGACCTCGCGCGCTCGGATCGCCTCGAGCCGCCCTGGCCCGCGCTGCTGATCACGGTCGGGCGGCGGCTGTCGTCGGCGGCGCTCTGGGTGGAGCGCCAGTCGCGCGGGGCGACGAAGCTGGTCCTGATCGGCAAGCCGCGCCGCCGGCTCGGGCGCTTCGCGCTCGTCGTCGCGGGCGCGCAGTACCGGATCGGAGCGCGGCGCAACGTCGTGCGGATCGGGCTCCCGCTGCTCCGGATCGACCCGGACACGGTGGCTGCAGCGGCCAGCGCGTGGCGCGGCCGGCTCGCGCCGGCGCCGCGGCCGCTGCTCGCGCTCCTCGTCGGCGGACCCACCAAGGCGCTGCGCCTCGACGCCGCGGTGGCGCGCGCGATCGCCGTACGCGCAGCAGCCGACAGCGCGCGCGCGGGGGGATCCCTCCACGTCTGCACGAGCCGGCGCACGCCGCCCGCCGTCGTCGAGGCGCTCGCCGAAGCCCTGCCCGGCGGCACGCCGCTCTACCGCTGGCGGCCCGACGACCCCGACAACCCCTACCTGGCGCTCCTCGGCCTGGCCGATCGCTTTGCGGTGACGGCGGACAGCGTGACGATGATGGTCGAGGTCGCCCGCCTCGGCCGGCCGCTCGCGATCGCGCGCCTGCCCGCACGCCGCTCGCGCCTGCGCGCGCTCACCCGCTCGCGCGACCTCGATGCCGTGGCACGCCTCCTGCTCGCGCGCGGGCTCGCGCTCGAGCTCGGACAGGCTTGGCATCCACCCGCCCGCGCGCTCGACGACGACGTGTCGGTGGTGGCCGCACGCGTGCGCGAGCTCTTCCCGCCCCCCGCGGGAGCCGTACCCGAGGCGACCCCGCCGGCGAAGTGA
- a CDS encoding sulfotransferase domain-containing protein, translated as MFAIVRSVLRNAGMKAQRFAVLALASPLPAERRRSLERRLRGREQVRKLEAADVVIVSYGKAGRTWLRVLLSRLYQLLYGLPEVLLGFDNLHARDRRVPKVFFTHDNYVQDYTGHRDKRAFRGKKVILLVRNPQDVAVSQYFQWKFRMRRAKKALNDYPEHGQDLSTYDFVMRPASGIAKIIDWMNGWAAEVGQVPSLLLVRYEDLRADTVGELRRIATFMGAPADEAALQGAVEYASIENMRKLETQRKFWLSGGRMTPRDRDDPNSYKVRRAKVGGYRDYFDDEQVARIDEQVREKLSPVFGYGAGREGAGA; from the coding sequence ATGTTCGCGATCGTCCGGAGCGTCCTCCGCAACGCAGGGATGAAGGCCCAGCGCTTCGCCGTTCTCGCGCTGGCGTCACCTCTCCCGGCCGAGCGCCGCCGGAGCCTCGAGCGCCGGCTGCGCGGCCGCGAGCAGGTGCGCAAGCTCGAGGCCGCCGACGTCGTCATCGTGTCGTACGGCAAGGCCGGCCGCACCTGGCTACGGGTCCTGCTCTCGCGCCTCTACCAGCTCCTCTACGGCCTGCCGGAGGTGCTGCTCGGCTTCGACAACCTCCATGCCCGCGACCGCCGGGTCCCGAAGGTCTTCTTCACGCACGACAACTACGTGCAGGACTACACCGGCCACCGCGACAAGCGCGCGTTCCGCGGCAAGAAGGTGATCCTGCTGGTGCGCAACCCGCAGGACGTGGCCGTCTCCCAGTACTTCCAGTGGAAGTTCCGCATGCGCCGCGCGAAGAAGGCGCTCAACGACTACCCGGAGCACGGCCAGGACCTCTCGACCTACGACTTCGTGATGCGCCCCGCCTCGGGGATCGCGAAGATCATCGACTGGATGAACGGCTGGGCCGCCGAGGTGGGGCAGGTCCCCTCGCTGCTGCTCGTCCGCTACGAGGACCTGCGCGCCGACACCGTGGGCGAGCTGCGCCGGATCGCCACGTTCATGGGTGCGCCCGCCGACGAGGCGGCGCTCCAGGGGGCGGTCGAGTACGCCTCGATCGAGAACATGCGCAAGCTCGAGACGCAGCGGAAGTTCTGGCTCTCGGGCGGCCGCATGACCCCGCGCGACCGCGACGACCCGAACTCCTACAAGGTCCGCCGCGCCAAGGTCGGGGGCTACCGCGACTACTTCGACGACGAGCAGGTGGCCCGCATCGACGAGCAGGTGCGGGAGAAGCTCTCGCCGGTCTTCGGCTACGGCGCGGGGCGGGAGGGCGCCGGCGCTTGA
- a CDS encoding glycosyltransferase gives MPNAELAFYLEDLGGGGVQVVFTRLARALAARGRRVELWAASTEGRLAATLPAGIPVVPIACASRVRTAREVLRAAPRLAPATLAAILLGREPETALREIDGLASALQQRRPSILLAATPYRNLEALLARERAGGGTRIVVSEHNDLRAGHGLGRGRHRMLLGRLQRALYPRADAIVAVSRGAAEDVARRSGLPLERVTVIHNPAVPSDVAARGAEPIEHPWLAPGEPPVVLAVGRLGAAKDLETLLRAFARLRRQRPARLVVLGSERRPEKTTRRIAALRALAAGLGSAGDVDFVGYADNPFAWMARAAVLAVSSRNEGFCNVIAEALACGCPVVSTDCPSGPAEILDGGRYGRLVAVGDDLAMAGALAATLAEPRDAERLRARGARFGIENAVHRYEGLLWPTGTREA, from the coding sequence ATGCCCAACGCCGAGCTCGCGTTCTATCTCGAGGATCTCGGGGGCGGCGGTGTCCAGGTCGTCTTCACCCGCCTCGCGCGCGCCCTCGCCGCGCGGGGCCGCCGCGTGGAGCTCTGGGCCGCCTCGACCGAGGGCCGGCTCGCCGCGACCCTGCCGGCCGGGATCCCGGTGGTCCCGATCGCGTGCGCGTCGCGCGTGCGGACGGCGCGCGAGGTGCTGCGGGCGGCGCCGCGCCTGGCCCCGGCGACGCTCGCTGCGATCCTGCTCGGGCGCGAGCCCGAGACGGCGCTGCGCGAGATCGACGGGCTCGCAAGCGCGCTCCAGCAGCGGCGCCCGTCGATCCTGCTGGCCGCCACTCCCTACCGCAACCTCGAGGCGCTGCTCGCCCGGGAGCGTGCAGGCGGCGGGACGCGGATCGTCGTGAGCGAGCACAACGACCTGCGCGCCGGTCACGGGCTGGGCCGCGGTCGCCATCGCATGCTGCTCGGACGCCTCCAGCGCGCCCTGTATCCGCGCGCCGATGCGATCGTCGCCGTCTCGCGCGGGGCGGCGGAGGACGTCGCCCGCCGCAGCGGCCTGCCGCTCGAGCGCGTCACGGTGATCCACAACCCGGCGGTGCCGTCCGACGTCGCGGCGCGGGGGGCGGAGCCGATCGAGCATCCCTGGCTCGCGCCCGGGGAGCCGCCGGTGGTCCTGGCCGTCGGCCGCCTGGGCGCCGCGAAGGACCTCGAGACGCTGCTGCGCGCCTTCGCCCGGCTGCGCCGGCAGCGGCCCGCGCGGCTCGTCGTGCTCGGCTCCGAGCGGCGGCCCGAGAAGACCACCCGGCGCATCGCGGCGCTGCGCGCGCTCGCGGCCGGACTCGGCTCGGCGGGCGACGTCGACTTCGTCGGCTACGCCGACAACCCCTTCGCGTGGATGGCGCGCGCCGCGGTGCTGGCCGTGAGCTCGCGCAACGAGGGCTTCTGCAACGTGATCGCCGAGGCCCTGGCCTGCGGCTGTCCGGTCGTCAGCACCGACTGCCCGAGCGGGCCGGCCGAGATCCTCGACGGCGGCCGCTACGGCCGGCTGGTCGCGGTGGGTGACGACCTCGCAATGGCCGGAGCCCTGGCCGCGACGCTCGCCGAGCCGCGCGACGCGGAGCGGCTGCGCGCGCGGGGGGCACGCTTCGGGATCGAGAACGCGGTGCACCGCTACGAAGGACTGCTCTGGCCCACCGGCACGCGGGAGGCCTGA
- a CDS encoding class I SAM-dependent methyltransferase, translated as MPLIRRIRNLLRYGHGPAARARKKADKREAKRRRFESERWEHGGELSRRRYGSYEEYLRHQASKLDGIEERLRENQDAELAEFRERFRACRSLAGARTVLCLGARLGTEVRALLELGHFAVGIDLNPGPENPFVLPGDFHHLVFPDGSADAVYSNALDHVFDLDRLVGEVSRVLAPGGVFVAEIETGYEEGHVPGDFEAIHWRDSDALVSRIADVGKLAVEEVLELGTTRRNQRRLISFRKAA; from the coding sequence GTGCCGCTGATCCGACGCATCCGCAACCTCCTGCGCTACGGGCACGGCCCCGCGGCACGCGCGCGCAAGAAGGCCGACAAGCGCGAGGCCAAGCGCCGGCGCTTCGAGTCCGAGCGCTGGGAGCACGGCGGCGAGCTGTCCCGGCGCCGCTATGGCTCGTACGAGGAGTATCTCCGGCACCAGGCCAGCAAGCTCGACGGGATCGAGGAGCGGCTGCGCGAGAACCAGGACGCGGAGCTCGCCGAGTTCCGCGAGCGCTTCCGGGCCTGCCGCTCGCTCGCCGGGGCCCGGACGGTGCTGTGCCTGGGCGCGCGGCTGGGCACCGAGGTGCGCGCCCTGCTCGAGCTCGGCCACTTTGCGGTCGGGATCGACCTCAACCCGGGGCCCGAGAACCCGTTCGTGCTGCCCGGCGACTTCCACCACCTGGTGTTCCCGGACGGATCGGCCGACGCGGTCTACAGCAACGCCCTCGATCACGTCTTCGATCTCGACCGCCTGGTGGGAGAGGTGTCGCGCGTGCTGGCCCCCGGCGGCGTCTTCGTCGCAGAGATCGAGACGGGCTACGAGGAGGGCCACGTGCCCGGCGACTTCGAGGCGATCCACTGGCGCGACTCCGACGCGCTGGTCTCCCGGATCGCCGACGTCGGCAAGCTCGCGGTCGAGGAGGTCCTCGAGCTCGGCACGACGCGGCGCAACCAGCGGCGCCTGATCAGCTTCCGCAAGGCGGCCTGA
- a CDS encoding mitochondrial fission ELM1 family protein has translation MPEPAVHRTGRPSAQHPPGERSPGDRSRPGQAPRVWLLMGHRAGDNSQVEALGEAIGWPFEIKRFVYQPWERLVNLPFASTLAGVVKERSSALGPPWPDLVISAGRRNEPIARWIRNRSDAPMRLVHVGRPWAALESWDLVVTTPQYRLPRLANVLHNETPLHRVTPERLQEAAALWEERLAHLPRPRVVVLAGGPSGPYPFDARSGARLARDASALAARAGGSLLVTTSARTPREAIDALFRGVSVPSFLYRWRPGDPDNPYFGFLGLADQLVVTGDSVSMMTEACVTGRPVFLFDTGEGRFSMRERDEAGPPWWHCLDRAHLNAVIYRIGMRWGPTRWTRDIRIVQKLLVASGRAAWLGEGAPAEQPPPLRDIERAAARVRALFEPVVLPPPPAHAG, from the coding sequence GTGCCTGAGCCCGCCGTCCACCGGACGGGCCGGCCGTCCGCGCAACACCCGCCCGGCGAGCGCTCGCCCGGTGACCGCTCCCGGCCGGGGCAGGCACCCCGTGTCTGGCTCCTGATGGGCCACCGCGCCGGCGACAACTCGCAGGTCGAGGCGCTCGGCGAGGCGATCGGCTGGCCCTTCGAGATCAAGCGCTTCGTCTACCAGCCGTGGGAGCGGCTCGTGAACCTGCCCTTCGCATCGACACTGGCGGGTGTGGTGAAGGAGCGTTCGAGCGCGCTCGGGCCGCCGTGGCCGGATCTGGTCATCTCGGCGGGGCGCCGCAACGAGCCGATCGCGCGCTGGATCCGCAACCGCTCCGATGCGCCGATGCGGCTCGTGCACGTGGGACGGCCCTGGGCCGCCCTGGAGAGCTGGGATCTGGTGGTGACGACGCCCCAGTACCGGCTCCCGCGCCTCGCCAACGTCCTGCACAACGAGACGCCGCTCCACCGCGTGACGCCCGAGCGTTTGCAGGAGGCCGCCGCCCTGTGGGAAGAGCGCCTCGCGCACCTGCCGCGGCCGCGCGTCGTGGTCCTCGCCGGGGGGCCGAGCGGCCCGTACCCCTTCGACGCGCGCTCGGGCGCGCGGCTCGCGCGCGACGCGAGCGCGCTGGCCGCGCGGGCGGGCGGCTCGCTGCTCGTCACCACCAGCGCGCGGACCCCGCGCGAGGCCATCGACGCGCTGTTCCGCGGCGTGTCGGTCCCCTCGTTCCTGTACCGCTGGCGACCCGGCGATCCCGACAACCCCTACTTCGGCTTCCTCGGCCTGGCCGACCAGCTCGTCGTGACCGGCGACAGCGTCTCGATGATGACCGAGGCCTGCGTGACCGGCCGCCCGGTGTTCCTCTTCGACACCGGGGAAGGTCGCTTCTCCATGCGTGAGCGCGACGAGGCGGGCCCTCCCTGGTGGCACTGCCTCGACCGCGCCCACCTGAACGCCGTGATCTACCGGATCGGCATGCGCTGGGGGCCGACGCGCTGGACCCGCGACATCCGGATCGTGCAGAAGCTGCTCGTTGCCTCCGGCCGCGCTGCCTGGCTCGGCGAGGGCGCTCCCGCCGAGCAGCCGCCGCCCCTGCGCGACATCGAGCGCGCGGCGGCGCGCGTGCGCGCGCTCTTCGAGCCCGTCGTGCTCCCGCCGCCGCCCGCCCACGCGGGCTGA